TATTTAGTACACTAAAGCGAAGCCGATATTGGACTATTAATATTCCTAAACAGTATAAAAACAATATCAATGTTACTTTAAAGGAATTTTATTTGCTTTATCTTTGTTCAAAATACCAAAAGCAAATAATTTTTATGGAAAAACACAATGTAATTATAGTAGGATCAGGGCCGGCAGGTTATACGGCAGCCATTTATGCAGCCAGAGCAAATATGAACCCCATTATGTATATGGGCTTAGAGCCGGGTGGGCAGTTAATGCAAACTACTGACGTTGAAAATTACCCGGGTTATCCAGAAGGAATTATGGGGCCGCAAATGATGAATGAGTTTAAGGCTCAAGCCGAAAGATTTGGTACAGATATTCGCTATGGCATGGTTACCGATGTTGATTTTTCTAAAAGACCTTTTACCTTAACAGTAGATGATGAAACTCAAGTGCAAGCCGAAACAGTAATATTAGCCACAGGAGCATCGGCAAAATGGATAGGTTTAGAATCTGAGCAGCGATTAAATGGCAGAGGAGTTTCTGCATGTGCCGTTTGTGATGGCTTTTTTTATAGAGGAAAAGATGTGGCAATAGTAGGAGCAGGAGATACGGCAGCTGAAGAAGCCTTATACCTCTCTAAATTGTGCAATGTAGTACACATGTTTATAAGAAGAGATGAAATGAGAGCTTCTAAAATAATGCAAGAAAGAGTATTGAAAGCTAAAAACATTAAAATATATTGGAATACGGAAACAGATGAAGTTTTAGGAAAAGATGAAGTGGAAGGCGTAAGAATAGTCAATAATAAAACAGGCGAAAAACAAGAAATACCTATTCATGGCTTTTTTGTGGCTATAGGTCATAAACCAAACTCTGATGTATTTAAAAAATATTTAGAAACCGATGAAGTGGGGTATGTAATTACTAAGCCAAAATCTACAGAAACCAATGTAGAAGGCGTGTATGCCTGTGGCGATTTGCAAGATAGTTTATTCCGTCAGGCAGTTACAGCAGCAGGTACGGGGTGTATGGCTGCATTAGAAGCAGAAAGATTTTTAGTTGAACAAGAAATTGTGTAATTTTGGCTTGCTTTTTGTTGTTTATTAAGTAGTTATGAGATATAATGTATTAAAATATAGTTTGTTTTTGTTTGCACTTTTAGGTGTAAATAAACTTTTTGCATTTACCGATTGGGAGTTAATTGCAGAAAAAGACAATATTAAAGTATATGCCAAACCTGATGCAAAAACAGGCTTCAACATTTATAAAGCGGTGATGGTAGTTGATGCTTCTGAAGATAGAGTAGTGGAAGTGCTTAAAGATATTAAAAACTACAATAAATGGACACCGAGATTGGATGATACACAATTATTGAAGTCTATTAATAACAATGAATTTTATTATTACTCAACTGTGAGTGCTCCTATGGTTTCAAGTAGGGATATGGTAGTGCACTTAAAAACATTTAAAACAGGAAATGCAACGGTTGTAAAAATGAATGGAGCTCCAAATTTGATACCTCAAAAAAAGGGTTTTGTAAGAATGCCATTATATAGTGGTACTTATGTTATTGAACCTACTTTTGATAATAAAGTAGCCGTTTCGTTAGAGTACCAAGCAGACCCGGGAGGTAACTTACCTAAATGGATAGTTAACAGTAACACTGATAAAGTACCAATGGAAATGTTTCTAAACTTAAAAGCTATCTTTTAGTTGAGTTCTGTTCACAATTTTTCTGTTAACGAAATAGACGGCACAAAAAAAGATTTAGCCGATTACAAAGGCAAAGTACTATTAATAGTAAATACTGCTTCAAGGTGCGGATTTACCAAACAATTTGCCGATTTAGAAAAATTATATCAAGATTATAAAGACAAAGATTTTGAAATTTTAGGTTTCCCT
Above is a window of Chitinophagales bacterium DNA encoding:
- the trxB gene encoding thioredoxin-disulfide reductase, with the translated sequence MEKHNVIIVGSGPAGYTAAIYAARANMNPIMYMGLEPGGQLMQTTDVENYPGYPEGIMGPQMMNEFKAQAERFGTDIRYGMVTDVDFSKRPFTLTVDDETQVQAETVILATGASAKWIGLESEQRLNGRGVSACAVCDGFFYRGKDVAIVGAGDTAAEEALYLSKLCNVVHMFIRRDEMRASKIMQERVLKAKNIKIYWNTETDEVLGKDEVEGVRIVNNKTGEKQEIPIHGFFVAIGHKPNSDVFKKYLETDEVGYVITKPKSTETNVEGVYACGDLQDSLFRQAVTAAGTGCMAALEAERFLVEQEIV